A genome region from Natronobeatus ordinarius includes the following:
- a CDS encoding Vms1/Ankzf1 family peptidyl-tRNA hydrolase, whose amino-acid sequence MIDELLGRAALKERIDDLEDENERLRRRYEAESDRRADAVTARQEAERRVNRLEDRIAQLEGELERLDDDERDLEFRHRERLRGERLEAVLDRLASYRTDAEGALTATVADAVPDVVADALGERAALVDEAAPCLVCLDDAGLVSAVLDPPLAPTLEPTWGDRFVLEREWFSPTGRYVLAVVRADLFALGVYEGDERLEYRGFESDVKGSHSKGGFSQARFERIRDEQVDDHLDRCREVLAEYETECERRYLVGQRGAVDAVAETIEADATAAVDATGKPKSALEDAFRSFWTTDLRVL is encoded by the coding sequence ATGATCGACGAGTTGCTCGGTCGCGCCGCGCTCAAAGAGCGGATCGACGACCTCGAAGACGAGAACGAGCGACTGCGTCGCCGGTACGAGGCCGAGTCCGATCGCCGCGCGGATGCCGTCACCGCCCGGCAAGAGGCCGAACGGCGCGTCAACCGCCTCGAGGATCGCATCGCCCAGCTCGAGGGTGAACTCGAGCGCCTCGACGACGACGAGCGCGACCTCGAGTTTCGCCACCGTGAGCGGCTGCGTGGCGAACGGCTCGAGGCGGTCCTCGATCGGCTGGCGTCGTATCGAACGGACGCCGAGGGGGCGCTGACGGCGACCGTCGCCGACGCGGTGCCCGACGTCGTCGCGGACGCACTCGGTGAACGGGCGGCGCTCGTCGACGAGGCCGCGCCGTGTCTCGTCTGTCTCGACGACGCCGGCCTCGTCTCGGCCGTACTCGATCCGCCGCTCGCCCCCACTCTCGAGCCGACGTGGGGAGATCGGTTCGTGCTCGAGCGCGAGTGGTTCTCGCCCACCGGGCGGTACGTCCTCGCGGTCGTCCGCGCCGACCTGTTCGCCCTGGGCGTCTACGAGGGTGACGAACGCCTCGAGTATCGAGGGTTCGAGAGCGACGTGAAGGGGAGTCACTCGAAGGGTGGGTTCTCACAGGCGCGATTCGAACGGATCCGCGACGAACAGGTCGACGATCACCTCGACCGGTGTCGGGAGGTGCTCGCGGAGTACGAGACCGAGTGCGAACGGCGCTACCTCGTCGGCCAGCGCGGGGCCGTCGACGCCGTCGCCGAGACGATCGAGGCCGACGCGACCGCTGCCGTCGACGCCACCGGGAAGCCGAAGTCGGCGCTCGAGGACGCCTTTCGATCGTTCTGGACGACCGATCTGCGAGTGCTCTGA
- a CDS encoding amidohydrolase, which translates to MTTPATRILTNAEVHTLTDADGTIDPSRTDESADEVHEAVAIRDGRIVRVGSAYELEFLEGVETEVIDCDGRVVLPGFIDAHVHMEMLGQYQVHADLSEADSAAACQARLAAQLEDDHEWVVGFGYDESDWDDPHYLTREELDAVSEERPVAAIRIDMHTASLNGVALERLREAMPAEDVETEGGEPTGVVVETAAEVVWKAIDPDLEETRELLIAAQAYANARGVTGIHDMVRNSHAPRAYRDLRADDELTLRVRLNYWSDHLEAVREAGLRTNVGDPFVRMGAIKTYTDGSMGSRTARLFEPYEDGDGRGLWVVDPEALRAFVADADGDGYQLTAHAIGDEAIEEVLAAYETTDDPGAARHRIEHVELATDDHVDRLAETGVVASMQPNFLKWADEGGLYDQRVGVDRRNRADRLRTLADAGVALAFGSDCMPLDPLGGIHHAVTAPHEEQRLTVTEAIRAYTLGAAYAGFDEDRLGTIEPGKCADLVVLEASPWERPKRIDEIDVAMTLVDGEVVYDGR; encoded by the coding sequence ATGACTACTCCGGCGACGCGCATCCTCACGAACGCGGAGGTGCACACGCTGACGGACGCCGACGGGACGATCGACCCCTCCCGGACGGACGAGTCCGCCGACGAAGTTCACGAGGCGGTCGCGATCCGCGACGGACGGATCGTCCGCGTCGGCTCGGCGTACGAACTCGAGTTCCTCGAGGGCGTCGAGACCGAGGTGATCGACTGCGATGGGCGCGTGGTGCTCCCCGGATTTATCGACGCCCACGTCCACATGGAGATGCTCGGCCAGTACCAGGTGCACGCCGACCTCTCAGAGGCCGACAGCGCGGCTGCGTGTCAGGCCCGGCTCGCAGCGCAACTCGAGGACGACCACGAGTGGGTGGTGGGCTTTGGGTACGACGAGAGCGACTGGGACGATCCCCACTATCTCACCCGCGAGGAACTCGACGCGGTCAGCGAGGAGCGCCCCGTCGCCGCCATCCGGATCGACATGCACACGGCGTCGCTGAACGGGGTCGCCCTGGAGCGCCTGCGAGAGGCGATGCCGGCCGAGGACGTCGAGACCGAAGGCGGCGAGCCGACGGGCGTCGTCGTCGAGACGGCCGCCGAGGTCGTCTGGAAGGCGATCGATCCCGACCTCGAGGAGACGCGGGAGCTGCTGATCGCCGCCCAGGCGTACGCCAACGCCCGCGGCGTCACCGGCATCCACGATATGGTCCGTAACTCCCACGCGCCGCGGGCCTATCGCGATCTGCGGGCCGACGACGAGCTCACCCTGCGCGTGCGACTCAACTACTGGAGCGACCACCTCGAGGCGGTTCGTGAGGCCGGCTTGCGGACGAACGTCGGCGATCCGTTCGTCCGGATGGGGGCGATCAAGACCTACACCGACGGGAGCATGGGCAGTCGGACGGCCAGGCTGTTCGAGCCGTACGAAGACGGCGACGGCCGGGGCCTGTGGGTCGTCGATCCCGAGGCGCTTCGCGCGTTCGTCGCGGACGCCGACGGCGACGGCTACCAGCTGACCGCTCACGCGATCGGCGACGAGGCGATCGAGGAAGTGCTCGCGGCCTACGAGACGACCGACGATCCGGGCGCGGCGCGCCATCGGATCGAACACGTCGAACTCGCGACCGACGATCACGTCGACCGACTCGCCGAGACGGGCGTCGTCGCCTCGATGCAGCCGAACTTTCTCAAGTGGGCCGACGAAGGGGGCCTCTACGACCAGCGCGTCGGCGTCGACCGCCGGAACCGGGCCGACCGGCTCCGGACGCTCGCCGACGCCGGCGTCGCGCTCGCCTTCGGCTCAGACTGCATGCCTCTCGACCCGCTGGGCGGAATCCACCACGCGGTCACCGCCCCTCACGAGGAGCAGCGACTCACGGTGACCGAGGCAATCCGGGCGTACACCCTGGGTGCGGCCTACGCGGGCTTCGACGAGGACCGCCTCGGGACGATCGAACCCGGCAAGTGCGCCGACCTGGTCGTGCTCGAGGCCTCGCCCTGGGAGCGGCCGAAACGGATCGACGAGATCGACGTGGCGATGACGCTGGTCGACGGCGAGGTCGTCTACGACGGCCGCTGA
- a CDS encoding histidine kinase N-terminal 7TM domain-containing protein: MTLSTEGDRRRWHVTMVQDVDLYIWMNLAAVVLCSFTAAVAWRHRDKPAGFPLVVFSVAGACWAIVPELLFFALGRSWVYWGTILGYVFIDLTVVAWLYIALEYSSRESNWVPSMLPVLVAVPAVNQTVQWTNSLHGLFYADLASVEPAALYYVHVALALTAITIGIALVVDEYRRARGVYRRQAAAMVAAMGLYMLMALMYVFDSVPGPSNSLSLGGPFVAGVFLWALFYADFLEVVPIARETLVENMTDAVIALDTGGRVIDVNAAARDRFGVDDDVVGRPFETVFADHPALLELLAGGLESTTVAVERDGETRHYDLTVSPVYDDARGVLARLAGRRNEHVGDLVVVRDVTERKRRERELERTNRRLDQFAGFVSHDLRSPLGIASSYLDFAEETGDEADFEAVRKRLERMDAMLGDLLRLARLDAESVEPEPCQLAEIARSAWEHVDVDGASLTLRADETLSADRTHLYHVFENLFRNSVEHGSTSHRTYVYEEGETGLESQARQAAAKRDEPTVTIEVGVLEDEPGFYVADDGPGIPDGMEETIFEQGYSTKADGTGLGLAIVQTIVEAHGWSLRVTDSESGGARFEISTTPTTGA; the protein is encoded by the coding sequence GTGACGCTCTCGACGGAGGGCGACCGTCGCCGCTGGCACGTCACCATGGTTCAAGACGTCGACCTGTACATCTGGATGAATCTCGCTGCAGTGGTACTGTGTAGTTTCACCGCAGCCGTCGCGTGGCGACACCGCGACAAACCGGCCGGCTTCCCGCTCGTCGTGTTCAGCGTTGCGGGTGCGTGCTGGGCCATCGTTCCCGAGTTGCTCTTTTTCGCGCTGGGGCGAAGCTGGGTCTACTGGGGAACGATCCTCGGCTACGTGTTCATCGACCTGACCGTCGTCGCCTGGCTCTACATCGCCCTCGAGTACTCGAGCCGCGAGTCGAACTGGGTGCCGTCGATGCTTCCGGTGCTGGTCGCCGTCCCCGCCGTCAACCAGACCGTCCAGTGGACGAATTCGCTCCACGGGCTGTTCTACGCCGACCTCGCGTCGGTCGAGCCGGCTGCGCTCTACTACGTCCACGTCGCCCTGGCGCTGACCGCGATCACCATCGGCATTGCACTCGTCGTCGACGAGTACCGGCGTGCTCGAGGTGTCTACCGCCGGCAGGCCGCTGCGATGGTGGCTGCGATGGGACTGTACATGCTCATGGCGCTCATGTACGTCTTCGATAGCGTCCCCGGGCCGTCGAACAGCCTCTCACTCGGCGGTCCGTTCGTCGCCGGCGTCTTCCTGTGGGCGCTGTTCTACGCTGACTTCCTCGAGGTCGTCCCCATCGCTCGCGAAACGCTCGTCGAGAACATGACCGACGCCGTGATCGCCCTCGATACCGGGGGTCGCGTGATCGACGTCAACGCCGCAGCACGCGACCGCTTCGGCGTCGACGACGACGTCGTCGGCCGCCCGTTCGAGACCGTCTTCGCCGACCATCCGGCACTTCTCGAGTTGCTCGCCGGTGGCCTCGAATCGACGACGGTCGCCGTCGAGCGCGACGGCGAGACGCGCCACTACGACCTGACCGTTTCACCCGTCTACGACGACGCGAGGGGTGTGCTCGCTCGACTGGCGGGCCGTCGCAACGAGCACGTCGGCGACCTCGTCGTCGTCCGCGACGTCACCGAACGAAAGCGCCGGGAGCGGGAACTCGAGCGAACGAACCGACGGCTCGACCAGTTCGCGGGCTTCGTCAGCCACGACCTGCGAAGCCCGCTCGGAATCGCCTCGTCGTACCTCGACTTCGCCGAGGAGACGGGCGACGAAGCCGACTTCGAGGCCGTCCGAAAGCGCCTCGAGCGGATGGACGCCATGCTCGGCGACCTCCTGCGCCTCGCCAGACTGGACGCAGAGAGCGTCGAGCCCGAACCGTGTCAGCTGGCCGAAATCGCGCGGTCAGCCTGGGAACACGTCGACGTCGACGGGGCGTCGCTCACGCTGCGAGCCGACGAGACGCTGTCCGCCGACCGGACGCACCTGTATCACGTGTTCGAGAACCTCTTTCGAAATTCCGTCGAGCACGGCTCGACGAGCCACCGGACGTACGTTTACGAGGAGGGGGAAACAGGGCTCGAATCGCAGGCTCGCCAGGCCGCTGCCAAACGCGACGAGCCGACGGTCACGATCGAGGTCGGCGTCCTCGAGGACGAGCCCGGGTTCTACGTCGCGGACGACGGCCCCGGAATCCCCGACGGGATGGAGGAGACGATCTTTGAGCAGGGCTACTCGACGAAAGCGGACGGAACGGGGCTGGGACTGGCCATCGTCCAGACGATCGTCGAGGCCCACGGCTGGTCGCTTCGCGTGACCGACAGCGAAAGCGGCGGTGCCCGGTTCGAAATCAGCACGACACCGACGACGGGAGCGTAA
- a CDS encoding L-lactate permease — MASTVVLAASPLLVVAILLVVLLWSPARAMPIAWLVAVVVGYTAWNVPLEWLAAASIVGVVTAIEIGWIVFGALVLLYTLIHSGAVDRINDGFASISEDRRVQVVLLGFFLATFLEGVAGFGTPAAVVAPLLLALGFPALAAVVAALVGHAIATTFGAVGTPVIVGLESPLSSVSGSIAEGGMSVAEFAATAAGWAALVHAIVGVVMPLLTVAMVVHFFGDPEDGSLEPIREVVPLCLFAGVAFVVPFWAAAWFVGPELPSLVGSMVGGGLVVAALRTGYVEPETQWDFPPREEWPDHWVGDVEPGRSGAVADTPVSTDALPGTDDSPSMSLARAWAPYLLLVGFLLLTRLVEPLEATLRETPGLVLTWSNVLGTTLDGGLEWAYVPGSWLLLSALVAIPLYRMDRGQVREAWTDAADAIVQPLFALVFVIAAVQIMLETGEHPGAPDAGSMIVVLADGTAVAVGPAYPAVAPAVGALGAFITGSITVSNVTFGAFQFEVAERLGLSTQLIVAAQAAGAAIGNVIAVHNVIAALATVGLVGATGRVIRLTLLPLGYYLIVTGLVTTLLVTVLFPGLF, encoded by the coding sequence ATGGCTAGTACGGTCGTGCTCGCGGCGTCGCCGCTGCTCGTCGTCGCGATCTTGCTGGTCGTCCTGCTGTGGTCTCCAGCTCGAGCCATGCCGATCGCCTGGCTCGTCGCCGTAGTCGTGGGCTACACGGCCTGGAACGTACCACTCGAGTGGCTCGCCGCGGCGTCGATCGTCGGCGTCGTGACGGCGATCGAGATCGGCTGGATCGTCTTCGGCGCGCTCGTCTTGCTCTACACGCTGATCCACTCGGGTGCGGTCGACCGGATCAACGACGGATTCGCCTCGATCAGCGAAGATCGGCGGGTACAGGTCGTCTTGCTCGGCTTCTTCCTCGCGACGTTTCTGGAGGGCGTCGCCGGTTTCGGGACGCCGGCTGCAGTCGTCGCACCCTTGCTGCTCGCACTCGGCTTTCCCGCACTCGCGGCGGTCGTCGCGGCGCTGGTGGGCCACGCCATCGCGACGACGTTCGGGGCCGTCGGGACGCCGGTGATCGTCGGCCTCGAGTCGCCGCTTTCGAGCGTCTCGGGCTCGATCGCCGAGGGCGGGATGTCGGTCGCGGAGTTCGCCGCGACGGCGGCCGGCTGGGCGGCGCTCGTTCACGCGATCGTCGGCGTGGTGATGCCACTGCTCACCGTTGCGATGGTCGTTCACTTCTTCGGCGACCCGGAGGACGGCTCGCTCGAGCCGATCCGCGAGGTCGTTCCGCTCTGTCTGTTCGCCGGCGTCGCGTTCGTCGTTCCCTTCTGGGCAGCGGCGTGGTTCGTCGGTCCCGAGCTCCCGTCGCTCGTCGGATCGATGGTCGGTGGCGGGCTCGTCGTCGCGGCCCTCCGAACGGGATACGTCGAACCCGAAACCCAGTGGGACTTCCCGCCGCGGGAGGAGTGGCCCGACCACTGGGTCGGGGACGTCGAACCGGGCCGAAGCGGGGCTGTAGCGGACACACCGGTCTCCACCGACGCACTGCCCGGCACCGACGATTCGCCGTCGATGTCGTTGGCTCGCGCCTGGGCACCCTACCTGCTGCTCGTCGGATTCCTCCTGCTCACCCGCCTCGTCGAGCCGCTCGAGGCGACGCTCCGTGAGACGCCCGGCCTCGTGCTCACGTGGTCGAACGTTCTCGGGACGACCCTCGATGGGGGCCTCGAGTGGGCGTACGTCCCCGGAAGCTGGCTCCTGCTCAGCGCGCTCGTCGCTATCCCGCTCTATCGGATGGACCGTGGGCAGGTCCGCGAGGCGTGGACGGACGCCGCGGATGCGATCGTCCAGCCGCTTTTCGCGCTGGTGTTCGTGATCGCGGCGGTCCAGATCATGCTCGAGACGGGCGAGCATCCGGGTGCGCCCGACGCCGGGAGCATGATCGTCGTCCTCGCCGACGGGACGGCTGTGGCCGTCGGACCCGCCTATCCTGCAGTCGCGCCGGCCGTCGGCGCGCTCGGGGCGTTCATCACCGGCTCGATCACGGTGAGCAACGTCACCTTCGGCGCCTTCCAGTTCGAGGTCGCCGAGCGCCTCGGCCTGTCGACGCAGCTGATCGTCGCCGCCCAGGCGGCCGGCGCGGCCATCGGGAACGTGATCGCCGTCCACAACGTGATCGCCGCGCTCGCGACCGTCGGGCTGGTCGGCGCGACCGGCCGCGTCATCCGGCTGACGCTCCTCCCGCTGGGCTACTACCTGATCGTGACTGGACTCGTGACGACGCTGCTCGTGACGGTACTGTTTCCCGGCCTCTTTTGA
- a CDS encoding dipeptide epimerase produces MSLETSFERVELPFEFPFTIARGTATHAENVIVTIEDEDGVVGVGGAGPSAHYGETADTIEAVLPDLLGVVEAVGDPHQLARIERRMRETVRNNPAARCAVSIALHDLAAKQLEQPLFRYWGLDPAESVESSYTIGIDDTETMREKTETAVERGYGTLKVKLGTDRDEEIVRTIRETAPDARIYVDANEAWTPKEAVAKIEAIAAYDLEFVEQPVPAENPEGLGYVYERSPLPIAADESLITVDDVPRIADRCDVANLKLMKCGGLREAIRIVHAARAHGLQVMCGCMSESNASIAAACHLAPLLDYADLDGSLLLAEDVYDGVPMPGGYIDLEALERSGTGAVSE; encoded by the coding sequence GTGAGCCTCGAGACCTCCTTCGAACGCGTCGAGCTCCCATTCGAGTTCCCGTTCACGATCGCCCGCGGGACGGCGACCCACGCCGAGAACGTGATCGTCACGATCGAGGACGAGGACGGCGTCGTCGGCGTCGGCGGCGCGGGCCCGTCGGCCCACTACGGCGAGACTGCCGATACGATCGAGGCCGTCCTCCCCGACCTGCTCGGCGTCGTCGAGGCGGTCGGCGACCCCCACCAGCTCGCCCGGATCGAGCGCCGGATGCGCGAGACGGTCCGGAACAATCCCGCCGCGCGGTGTGCCGTGAGTATCGCCCTCCACGACCTCGCCGCGAAACAGCTCGAGCAGCCGCTGTTCCGTTACTGGGGGCTCGACCCGGCCGAGTCGGTCGAATCGTCGTACACCATCGGTATCGACGACACGGAGACGATGCGCGAGAAGACCGAGACGGCCGTCGAGCGCGGCTACGGGACGCTCAAGGTCAAACTCGGCACCGATCGCGACGAGGAGATCGTCCGCACGATCCGCGAGACCGCCCCCGACGCGCGCATCTACGTCGACGCCAACGAGGCCTGGACGCCGAAAGAAGCCGTCGCGAAGATCGAAGCCATCGCCGCCTACGACCTCGAGTTCGTCGAACAGCCCGTCCCCGCGGAGAACCCCGAGGGATTGGGCTACGTCTACGAGCGCTCGCCGCTGCCGATCGCCGCCGACGAGTCGCTGATCACGGTCGACGACGTGCCGCGAATCGCTGATCGCTGTGACGTCGCCAACCTGAAGCTGATGAAGTGTGGCGGCCTCCGGGAGGCGATCCGGATCGTCCACGCCGCCCGCGCCCACGGGCTCCAGGTCATGTGTGGCTGTATGTCGGAGTCGAACGCCTCGATCGCCGCCGCCTGCCACCTCGCGCCGCTGCTCGATTACGCCGACCTCGACGGCTCGCTGTTGCTCGCCGAGGACGTCTATGACGGCGTCCCGATGCCCGGCGGCTACATCGACCTCGAGGCGCTCGAGCGGTCCGGGACGGGCGCCGTCTCCGAGTAA
- a CDS encoding aldo/keto reductase — protein MSAEIPQPGFGTSRHEGETCVESVVRALEAGYRHVDTAQMYDNEAEVGEALARADVDREEVFLATKVHHGNLGYDDVLETTKESLERLGVDAVDLLYVHWPMDAYEPEETLPAFDEVRDRGLTRHVGVSNFTVPLLEEALERLESPIVAHQIEVNPWLQQDELVSVGRKHEITTVGYSPLIRGEVMEIPELLELAEKYDATPAQVVMGWFAGREDVVAIPKATGDHVEENLAGHELELDAEDVELIESLDRGERLIDPDDAAWNR, from the coding sequence ATGTCAGCGGAGATTCCACAGCCGGGCTTTGGCACCTCGAGACACGAGGGCGAGACGTGCGTCGAGAGCGTCGTCAGGGCACTCGAGGCGGGCTACCGCCACGTCGACACCGCACAGATGTACGACAACGAGGCCGAGGTAGGCGAGGCGCTCGCCCGCGCCGATGTCGACCGCGAGGAGGTGTTCCTCGCGACGAAGGTCCACCACGGCAACCTCGGCTACGACGACGTCCTGGAGACGACCAAGGAGAGTCTCGAGCGTCTGGGCGTCGACGCCGTCGACTTGCTGTACGTCCACTGGCCGATGGACGCCTACGAGCCCGAGGAGACGTTGCCGGCGTTCGACGAGGTTCGCGACCGGGGCCTGACGCGCCACGTCGGGGTGAGCAACTTCACGGTCCCGTTGCTCGAGGAGGCCCTCGAGAGACTCGAGTCGCCGATCGTCGCCCATCAGATCGAGGTCAACCCCTGGCTCCAGCAGGACGAGCTGGTCTCGGTCGGCCGCAAGCACGAGATTACGACCGTCGGCTACTCGCCGCTGATACGCGGCGAGGTGATGGAGATCCCCGAACTCCTCGAACTCGCCGAGAAGTACGACGCGACGCCGGCGCAGGTCGTGATGGGCTGGTTCGCAGGGCGTGAGGACGTCGTCGCAATCCCGAAGGCGACGGGCGATCACGTCGAGGAGAACCTCGCGGGACACGAACTCGAACTGGACGCCGAGGACGTCGAGCTGATCGAGTCCCTCGACCGCGGCGAGCGGCTGATCGATCCCGACGACGCGGCCTGGAACCGGTGA
- a CDS encoding NADH-quinone oxidoreductase subunit D, producing MSEPPQREPDRIDPEFDHVRAGGADESVLEELLEPYTIGRDAHENAPAFVIRPDEVQEALGTLRDEAGFDHLSCVTAQEYADRYESIYHLTTYDDREEEVTLVVPLPSDEPVCETAEPIFRTAEWHEREAYDLVGIEYEGNPDLRRILLPETWQGHPLSRGYDQDKPQVVRFAAHENPLEATRKEAESDTMFINIGPHHPATHGVLHLKATLDGETVVDVDPDVGYLHRCEEQMCEQGTYRYQIIPYSNRWDYTANLPNEWAVARAIEDLADIEVPAYAQVLRTMATELGRMLGHFLALGTFALDVFGDFTAIFQYSFRDREVVQDILEDLTGQRMMFYYFRLGGVAWDLPEPREAFFEKVRDFLDELPKNADEYHDLLVTNEIFQIRCVDTGILEPEIAKQYGCTGPVARGSGIDYDLRRDDPYGYYPNLEWNVVTEDGCDNYSRVLVRLGEVEESAKIVEQCLDVLEEWPEDEREFQSNVPRTLRPDADTETYRAVESAKGELGIYVRADGTDSPARFKIRSPCFHNLSALPEMAEGEYVADLIASLGSLDIVLGSVDR from the coding sequence ATGAGCGAGCCACCACAGCGCGAGCCCGACCGTATCGATCCCGAGTTCGACCACGTGCGAGCGGGGGGTGCAGACGAGTCGGTACTCGAGGAACTGCTCGAGCCGTATACGATCGGTCGCGACGCCCACGAGAACGCGCCGGCGTTCGTAATCCGGCCGGACGAGGTGCAAGAGGCGCTGGGGACGCTGCGCGACGAGGCGGGGTTCGATCACCTCTCGTGTGTCACCGCTCAGGAGTACGCCGACCGCTACGAGTCGATCTATCACCTGACGACGTACGACGACCGCGAGGAGGAGGTGACGCTCGTCGTCCCGTTGCCGAGCGACGAACCGGTCTGTGAGACGGCCGAGCCGATTTTTCGGACCGCCGAGTGGCACGAGCGAGAGGCGTACGATCTGGTGGGAATCGAGTACGAGGGCAATCCGGATCTCCGGCGAATTCTCCTGCCGGAGACGTGGCAGGGCCACCCGCTCTCGCGGGGCTACGATCAGGACAAGCCCCAGGTGGTCAGGTTCGCCGCCCACGAGAATCCGCTCGAGGCCACCCGGAAGGAGGCCGAGTCGGACACGATGTTCATCAACATCGGGCCGCACCATCCGGCGACACACGGCGTGCTCCATCTGAAGGCGACCCTCGATGGCGAGACGGTCGTCGACGTCGACCCGGACGTGGGCTACCTCCACCGGTGTGAGGAACAGATGTGCGAGCAAGGCACGTATCGGTACCAGATCATCCCCTACTCGAACCGGTGGGACTACACGGCGAACCTCCCGAACGAGTGGGCGGTCGCCCGCGCGATCGAGGACCTCGCGGACATCGAGGTCCCCGCCTACGCTCAGGTGTTGCGGACGATGGCGACCGAGCTCGGGCGGATGCTCGGCCACTTTCTCGCGCTCGGCACCTTCGCACTCGACGTCTTCGGCGACTTCACGGCGATCTTTCAGTACAGCTTCCGCGATCGTGAGGTCGTCCAGGACATCTTAGAGGACCTCACGGGCCAGCGGATGATGTTCTACTACTTCCGGCTGGGTGGCGTCGCCTGGGACTTGCCGGAGCCGCGCGAGGCGTTCTTCGAGAAGGTTCGGGACTTCCTCGACGAGTTACCGAAGAACGCAGACGAGTACCACGACCTGCTGGTCACGAACGAGATCTTCCAGATCCGCTGTGTGGACACCGGGATTCTAGAGCCCGAGATCGCCAAACAGTACGGCTGTACCGGCCCCGTCGCCCGCGGCTCGGGGATCGACTACGACCTTCGCCGGGACGACCCCTATGGCTACTACCCGAACCTCGAGTGGAACGTCGTCACCGAGGACGGCTGTGACAACTACTCGCGCGTGCTCGTTCGGCTGGGCGAGGTCGAAGAGTCGGCGAAGATCGTCGAGCAGTGTCTCGACGTCCTCGAGGAGTGGCCCGAGGACGAACGCGAGTTCCAGAGCAACGTCCCCCGGACGCTGCGGCCGGACGCGGATACGGAGACCTACCGGGCCGTCGAGTCGGCGAAAGGCGAACTGGGAATCTACGTCCGCGCCGACGGCACCGATTCGCCCGCCCGCTTCAAGATTCGCAGCCCGTGTTTCCACAATCTCTCGGCGCTGCCGGAGATGGCAGAAGGGGAGTACGTCGCGGACCTGATCGCCTCGCTCGGGAGCCTCGATATCGTGCTCGGGAGCGTCGATCGGTGA
- a CDS encoding DUF1611 domain-containing protein — translation MRVAILAHEKFPERAKTALGVLRYADYDVVAVLDRETAGTRVNDHVHDVQDAPIVTGMDDVEAQVDALLIGIAPIGGGFEESWRPDVRTALERGCDVISGLHYFLSEDEEFTALADEYDCELWDVREPHDDLTVSQGVASEVDAEVILTVGTDCSVGKMTVSMELARDAQEAGYDAAVIPTGQTGIMIEGWGNPVDRVISDFTAGSVEELILEKGNDHDYLFVEGQGSIIHPAYSAVTCGILHGAMPDKLVLCHAAGREAVHGYESFPLPSISTYVDLYEQLAEPVAPARVDAGAINTYGLSEEDAQATVEEYEAALGAPATDPVRYGTDELLEVLL, via the coding sequence ATGCGCGTTGCAATTCTCGCTCACGAGAAGTTTCCCGAGCGGGCGAAAACCGCTCTCGGGGTACTCAGGTACGCTGACTACGACGTCGTCGCGGTGCTCGACCGCGAGACGGCCGGAACTCGCGTCAACGACCACGTTCACGACGTCCAGGACGCTCCCATCGTCACCGGGATGGACGACGTCGAGGCGCAAGTCGACGCCCTGCTGATCGGCATCGCTCCCATCGGCGGCGGCTTCGAGGAGAGCTGGCGACCGGACGTTCGGACGGCGCTCGAGCGCGGCTGTGACGTCATTTCGGGGCTGCACTACTTCCTCTCCGAGGACGAAGAGTTCACTGCCCTCGCCGACGAGTACGACTGTGAGCTCTGGGACGTTCGCGAGCCACACGACGACCTCACGGTGAGCCAGGGCGTCGCGAGCGAGGTCGACGCCGAGGTGATCCTCACCGTCGGTACCGACTGTTCGGTGGGGAAGATGACCGTCTCGATGGAGCTCGCCCGCGATGCGCAGGAGGCGGGCTACGACGCCGCGGTGATCCCGACGGGGCAGACCGGGATCATGATCGAGGGCTGGGGCAATCCCGTAGACCGCGTGATCAGCGACTTCACCGCAGGTTCCGTCGAGGAGCTGATCCTCGAGAAGGGGAACGACCACGACTACCTCTTCGTCGAGGGGCAGGGCAGCATCATCCATCCCGCCTACTCGGCCGTGACCTGTGGCATTCTCCATGGGGCGATGCCCGACAAGCTCGTCCTCTGTCACGCGGCGGGCCGGGAGGCGGTCCACGGCTACGAGTCGTTCCCCCTGCCGTCGATTTCGACGTACGTCGACCTCTACGAGCAACTCGCTGAGCCGGTCGCCCCGGCCCGGGTCGACGCCGGCGCGATCAACACGTACGGACTCTCCGAGGAAGACGCGCAGGCGACCGTCGAGGAGTACGAGGCGGCCCTCGGCGCACCGGCGACCGATCCCGTCCGGTACGGCACCGACGAGTTGCTGGAGGTTCTGCTGTGA